Proteins encoded by one window of Terriglobales bacterium:
- a CDS encoding GNAT family N-acetyltransferase yields METSVQRSRSSLPVTYGDQIAGLSEVVIRPFQPGDEVAFRALNEAWIAKYFVIEEADRKVLNDPVHNILCLGGHTFMAIAGEVAVGCCALLPMEPEGFELAKMAVSEDLRGKGIGRKLLEYAITEARKLGASRLYLETNRKLANAIHLYESVGFEHVSPDHVIPSPYARANVFMEMKI; encoded by the coding sequence ATGGAAACATCAGTACAGCGTAGCCGTTCGAGTTTACCTGTGACCTATGGCGATCAAATCGCTGGTTTGTCTGAAGTTGTAATCCGGCCATTTCAACCAGGTGACGAGGTCGCATTCCGCGCATTGAACGAGGCGTGGATTGCCAAATACTTCGTCATTGAGGAAGCCGATCGTAAGGTTTTGAACGATCCGGTTCACAATATCCTTTGCTTGGGCGGCCACACATTCATGGCAATCGCCGGCGAAGTGGCCGTGGGATGCTGCGCCTTGCTGCCAATGGAGCCGGAAGGATTTGAGCTCGCCAAGATGGCGGTTTCCGAAGATTTGCGCGGAAAAGGAATTGGCCGCAAGCTGCTCGAGTATGCAATTACCGAAGCAAGAAAACTGGGTGCCTCGCGCTTATACCTCGAAACCAATCGCAAGCTGGCAAATGCGATTCACCTCTACGAGTCGGTGGGCTTCGAACACGTATCGCCTGACCATGTAATTCCGTCGCCATATGCTCGAGCCAACGTGTTTATGGAAATGAAGATTTAG